Within Conger conger chromosome 3, fConCon1.1, whole genome shotgun sequence, the genomic segment CAGACAACAGGACTGAGAAGAGTGGTGAGCTGGAGTGTGACTGCACCCCTGCGGAGGCGGGGCTATGTGGCGATCTGTGCCGGCGGATTGGCCGAGTGATCGGGCCGGTGCGCTGGGCTCGGTCACAGCATAGCAAAGTAAAACTCAGCCCGTGACAAGGACATACAGACGAACGGGCAGTTTACAGAGACGAAGAGCGCGATAAATAGAGTTTTAATCTGCGTGCGTCTGTACTGCGGGAACGGGATCCTTCAGCACACCGACGGGACCAGGGCCAGGAGAGCTCCAACAGGGTCAGGGCCTCCACGACCAGGAGCCTTCAGAACCAGGAGTCTTCAGGGCACAGGAGCCTTCAGAACCAGGAGTCTTCAGGGCACAGGAGCCTTCAGAATCAGGAGTCTTCACGACCAGGAGCCTTCAGAACCAGGAGTCTTCAGGGCCAGGAGAGCTCCaacagggccagggccaggagAGCTCCAACAGGACCAGGATCCTTCACAGCTCCGCCAGGGCCAGGAGCTGGTGGAAGAGCAGGCTGAAGGAAGGTCGATCCTCTGTTTTCTGTACAGAAGAGAGGAGCAAGAGGCCAgttcagggggtggggggggaggatcacagagcaggattactgagttagatgGATAAGTTCACCaagtaaaacacagaacccTCCTGGAACGTGGACTGATTTAAGAACAGCTGCTCCGGGTTTTACTGagtgaacttatccagctaactctaaACAGTAATCCTGTCTCCTGATCTACCTCCCTAGCTACACCTGCAggtaaatgtacacacacaccactaaatTCACACCGCACCACCAACACTAACTTTAAATCATTCTAAATCACAAACCCTTCTCCTCACAAATATGCATTTCTGTTAGGTAAGTGGTATGTGGTTGAGTTACCTGCACCTTACTTGTTAATAAGACCTTGAGGCACATATTAAgattaataatacaaataattgaattgaatttaactgAATTGAATGTCACCGAGTTGAACTGAAATGAATGTGTCAGGTTACGGCAAAGGGGACTTCGAGAGAGCGGTCTTCACTCAGACAGAGGAGTACTGGTGAGGGAACTGGTTTCAGGTTCACTCCCATTCCACTCCCAGTTCATGTGGCCCCTAAACCTTAAGAGTCTGTGGAACGGAAGTGAGAGTGGCACTAGCTCCCACAATATGAGGAGCACGGgggcaaaataaatgtttggggGGACTGAAGAGTCGACCTTGCtgatgtcaaatgaggagggCGAGGAACGCCAGCTGCATTGATTGACGGAGGGCAGAAAATTAACCGACATACACGCCGCCCACCGCTACTCGATGATGTAAAATCACTTTTAAAATAGTGTTCCAGGAAGTGCAGGGATGAAAATGCTAATGAAAGTGGAATACATACTTTTAGGTTTGTTCGTGTGGTTACTGAAAATCGACTATACAGATGAAAGATTTTACCATAACTTTAATTACGACAGTAAAATatccaaaaacaagaaaatgttgtTGCTGTCAACAATACGACAAAGGAGAGAGAAtgctcactgcacactgcaaatATCCGCCTGTATAGACTGCAAGCAAAGTGTATGCAGCTCTGGTCATGAGTGTGTGCTAAACCGTTAAAACGATGCGATATGTTGTATAGTTATGTGTGCACTTGGATTGCGTTTGGTTGTTCTCTTCAGCGGTAAACACAGGGCACCCCTGAAAAGGAGACTTCGGTCTCAGTGAGTTTCCCCTGTACGCATGAATGAAGGATAAACGATAGTAGAGGTGAATAAACGTGTGCAGGTGGCCCACCTCCTTCCAGCTCCAGTCCATGAGCTGGTACACAGCCTCTGGGGCCAGCCGGGGCTTCAGGAGCCGGAGGCCTGCAGAGAggtcctccaccacctccacgtTAGAGCGGTTCTCATACGGCATGCGCCCCTCGTTATACACCTCCCACATCAGCACACCTGAGTACAGGTAAACACACTTCAgcacacctgtgcacaggtaaacacacacatcagcacacctgtgcacaggtaaacacacacatcagcacacctgtatacaggtacacacacacatcagcacacctgtgcacaggtaaacacacacactcacacacatcagcacacctgtgtacaggtaaacacacacatcagcacacatgtatacaggtacacacacacatcagcacacctgtgcacaggtaaacacacacatcagcacacctgtgtacaggtacacacacacacacacacacacatcagcacacctgagtacagacacacatcagcacacctgtacacaggtacacatacacacacatcagcacacctgtgtacaggtacacacatacatcagcACACCTGTGTACAGGTAAGAGCAactgtctggcagtcagagggttgctttttgtttgatcccgccctgggtgtgtcgaagtgtccctaagcaaaacacctaacccccaactgctcctgacgagacatgaataaaaataaaataaaaataaagggaaaaatCCTCACCAAAGGACCAGACGTCGGACTTGCTGCTGAACTTGGAGTACTGGATGACCTCTGGCGCTGACCACTTCACAGGGAACTTGGACCCCAGagagctggtgtactggtcgtCCAGCACGAACCTGCCCGCACACAGGAGAGTCAGCCCATCGCCCCCTCagcaggtgacaggtgagggaGAGAATGGGCCGGCAGGGTGCCTTACCTGGTCATGCCGAAATCGGACACTTTCACCACGTGGTTCTCAGACACCAGGCAGTTCCTTGCAGCCTGTGGGACAAAAACAACCGCTATAAACTGAAGAATTACGactaattatatttttgttttagaaTAATGACatattattgtgtatttttgaGCTTTTATCATCATCCTGGAGCTTCGTGCTCCATACTGATTCCGGTTGCAATCTTGGTAAAAGTATGCATATTTCAGAGTAAGAAACTGCTATTTTCCGAGCTGTTTGTAAACCGCTCCCACGTGACAGGGCGTGTGTTTCTGCATAATCATCGGATGACGTTGCGAAACGTCGACACTGAGAGCTGACCGCAGGAggcggagggggggaggggttaggTTAGGGGGTCACTGCTCTTACCgaatgttttttggggggttttaaaCCCCGGAAGAGAACACTGATGCACGTGGGCCTTTAAGAATCATTTTGACCGCTGATACACTCAAAGTCTGTATGAAATCTGAACTCCAGTTCCCGCGAGAGCAGAATCACTGCCTCAGGGGGCTTGACCCTCAGTAATCTGCAAGGCTAGTGCTTAAATTAAGGAACTTcccctttttattttgttacatcacactttggctttttttttttgatacgTTCCGCACTTTATTCACAGATACACGTGTCACCGACATGGTGCAGTGTGCCAATATGTATGTTAATCTCTGATGcaaatacagtgccctccataatgtttgggacaaggaCCCATAATgaatttatttgcctctgtactccataatttgagatttgtaataaagaaaatcacatgtggttaaagtgcaccgTATCAGATTTGAATAAAATCTGTATACATTTTGGTCTGACCAtggagaaattacagcagtgtttatgcaGATCCCCCCATTTCGGGGCACCAAAATATTTGGGACACAGCATGTAAATGAAACGGTCATGACCGAAACATTATGGAAGGCActgtattacattttaaataaaataaatagtactACTCGGATGAGCATTGACATGTTCACTTGCAAGACTATtgcagtgactattttacactctacatgccacacagtactacaggagagccagtggctATTTTACACTCTACatgccacacacagtactacaggagagccagtgactattttacacgctatatgccacacagtactacaggagagccagtggctATTTTACACTCTAcatgccacacagtactacaggagagccagtggctATTTTACACGCTATatgccacacagtactacaggagagccagtggctATTTTACAGGCTATatgccacacagtactacaggagagccagtggctATTTTACACGCTATatgccacacagtactacaggagaaccaGTGGCTATTTTACACTCTAcatgccacacagtactacaggagagccagtggctATTTTACACGCTATatgccacacagtactacaggagagccagtggctATTTTACATGCCACAAAGCTGGACAGGAGTATTCCGCGGCCCTCGTGCTCAGAGCCCAGTGGGCCAGTTGCAGTGCGGCAGAGTGCTGCAGGGTGACTGTGCTTGGCGACTGGGCTTCACCAGGTCTCTGTGGATGAAGTTGGCGCTCTCCAGGTAGGCCATGCCCTCACACACGTCCAGGCAGATGCCCAGCAGGGTCTCCCGGGACAGCGCCCCCTTGTGGCTGCGCAGGTAGTCCGACAGGCAGCCGTGCTCCATGAACTCGAACAGGAGGCACATGGGAGAGTGCTGGGAGCACACCCCGTACAGCTGCACCAGTTTGGCATGGGACAGCTTCCTGCACGGGACCGTCACAATCACAATTACTTTATAATTGTGTACCGCTTTTCAAAGAATAAGGGAAGCAATTACAGCACCGAGAGACACAAAAGGGCACATCCACggctggatatttgggtggtaaagcccaatacagatACATGATAGAGGCTGAtatttaatgtgttatttaatgaGATAGAACAGCATTTCAACATGgcctttaatttattcatttttgtcaagattattttttgcattttgtcaaatatatattttttctgaagTCAAATAAAATCTACACAATGAATTAATTGCAGTTGGATGGTGAGTCAGGGGAGGTGAGAACTGGTATGAGTTTCATTCAGTGCCATTCAGTGTCTTCCTGAATACTCaggacccattacattacattaataccatttggcagacgctcttatccagagcgacgtacagttgattagactaagcaggagacaatcctcccctggagcaatgcagggttaagggccttgctcaagggctgtgcggctcattgtggctacacccagccctaacccaaccctaacatCATGACCCAGCCCTAACCCAACACTCACATCATGACCCagccctaacccaaccctaacatCATGACCCAGCCCTAACCCAACACTCACATCATGACCCAGTCCTAACCCAACACTCACATCATGACCCAGTCCTAACCCAACACTCACATCATGACCCAGCCCTAACCCAACACTCACATCATGACCCAGCCCTAACCCAACACTCACATCATGACCCagccctaacccaaccctaacatCATGACCCAGCCCTAACCCAACACTCACATCATGACCCagccctaacccaaccctaacatCATGACCCAGCCCTAACCCAACACTCACATCATGACCCAGCCCTAACCCAACACTCACATCATGACCCAGCCCTAACCCAACACTCACATCATGACCCagccctaacccaaccctaacatCATGACCCAGCCCTAACCCAACACTCACATCATGACCCAGCCCTAACCCAACACTCACATCATGACCCAGCCCTAACCCAACACTCACATCATGACCCAGCCCTAACCCAACACTCACATCATGACCCAGCCCTAACCCAACACTCACATCATGACACGCGCCTCCTCTCTGAAGTCCTCCTCCGACATGGCGCCCTGGCGCACCATCTTTACCGCCACCTTCTGCTCCCGCCAGTGTCCTAGCAACACCACGCCAAACTGCCCACTGCCCAGCTCAGCGTCCAGGGTCAGATCCACAGGGTCCACCTCCCActtatctgagagagagagggagggagggagagaggggggaaagagagagggagtgagagagagagaaaacttTTTTTATAGCTCACACTGTCAAACAGTACTATGAGAGAGTTCAGTGTTCAGACCCACGAGTTAACAGATGAAGCAGGCAgtgttgtttgtgttattttttaacCTGGGGAACCAAAGCAGGTTGGAGAACCCAAGTCAGAAGCAGACGCGTGAGATTTTGGACAGGGTGGGTTAGGTACGGTGCTCAGGTAAGAGCAGGGGTGAGCCCTGATTGGGCAgatttgacctctgacctgaagCGAAGCCGGCGGTCTTGGGAGCACGGTTGCGGTTCAGGGAGACAGGGTGGCGCAGTCGGGTGATCAGGCCTGTACAGCAGAACCAGGGGGAGCATGTTAACAGCCGCGTTAGCGCTAGCGCTGAGGCCCATACAGTACTGAAGGAACACCATgaggctaacaggctaacagtAATGCTAGCGCTGAGGCCCATACAGTACTGAAGGAGCACAGTGAGGCTAACAGTAATGCTAGTGCCGAGCCCCATACAGTACTATAGGAGCACAGTGAAGCTAACAGGCTAACAGTAATGCTAGCGCTGAGCCCCATACAGTACTGAAGGAGCATAGTgaggctaacaggctaacagtAACGCTAGCGCTGAGGCCCATACAGTACTGAAGGAGGAAGGTgaggctaacaggctaacagtAACGCTAGCGCTGAGGCCCATACAATACTGAAGGAGGAAGGTGAAGCTAACAGGCTAACAGTAATGCTAGCGCTGAGGCCCATACAGTACTGAAGGAACACCATGAGGCTAACAGTAATGCTAGCGCTGAGGCCCATACAGTATTGAAGGAGCACAGTGAGGCTAACAGTAATGCTAGCGCCGAGCCCCATACAGTACTATAGGAGCACAGTGAAGCTAACAGGCTAACAGTAATGCTAGCGCTGAGCCCCATACAGTACTGAAGGAGCATAGTgaggctaacaggctaacagtAACGCTAGCGCTGAGGCCCATACAGTACTGAAGGAGGAAGGTgaggctaacaggctaacagtAACGCTAGCGCTGAGGCCCATACAGTACTGAAGGAGGAAGGTgaggctaacaggctaacagtAATGCTAGCGCTGAGGCCCATACAGTACTGAAGGAGGAAGGTgaggctaacagtaatgtaaacgCTGAGCACTATGCATTAAACGTCACCACTAAGGACTAAGTATTAAGGAGGTAAAAGCAGGGCACTCAAACTGAGGCTCTTTTCAGCTCTTTCAGACAAACCCGAAACAAGgagcacacagagctcagagcaaaACGCACTGTTTACCGAAACAGGGGAGACGACGGATGTTTCAACATCCACGATGTCATCCCCAAAGAGTCAAAGAGGCTCGAAATCATAACACTTAAACGATGTCTGAGGATACATATAATGCGAATACCAGAACACTATCTATTATGGTTCATGTTTCTGTTTGGTGGATAAACTGTAAAACATCTCTTCCACGGCACACAGATCAATGGTAGACATAATGTCCCAGAATGCAGAAGGTGGTCTCAGGTAGCTCACCTGCGGCATTGTGCTGGTGGTAGTGAATGAGTTCGGGGATGGTGTTGAACAGGTACTTTTCAGCCAGGTAGAATTTGGATCCCTCAGACTCCCTGATCTGATAGTGTTTCACTCTGGGTGTATTCTCACCGTTGGACCTGCACGTACGCAGCAGAGAGGAGTGAGTCACACTCCAACCACATCAAACACTCCGACGCAGATCAGTACAGAGACTGCAGAGCGATCCATGGCGTAGATCACAGTGTCAGAGCAGGAGGTGTCTGGCTTCGGCATCcgacagaaacacagaactcTTCAAGCACTAAATCGCCACCTTTCCTGCGCGAACACGGCTTCATTCTCAGTCAGGAACACAGTAAAGATCTAGAAGTGCTTCATTAACAGTCAGGACTACAGTGCAGAGGGAGCAGTGCTTCATTAGAGCAGGCAGTTGGCGATGAGCCGTATGAGATGGCTGCAGGTGACTCAGGTGAGGTGTGAGATGGCTGCAGGTAACACAGGTGAGGTAGTTACCCCAGGGCTTTGGTGAACACGGAGACTGTGTACACGCCCGCTTGTCGGGAGTTCCGCACCGTAAACGCCCCTTCCTTGTCCTGGACACAGAAATAGAAAGGTTACTCACCTCATTAGCAACAGCACAGCCAACAGCATCAGAGGCCAATGCTAATAAAGCACAACTCTGCACCAGAGGCTATTGCTAATAAATGCTGTAAACCTACATGAATATAATATTTCATGAATAGAGAAGGGCTTTTAATTTCACAAAGCATACACAAACAGTGCTTTGTggttatctttaaaaaaaaaaaaaaacattgccaaAAACAAGTGAAAAGGCAAAGTTTACATCGAGCACACCTCACACCAGCAGAGCAAACCAGAGTGAAGCATCCAACTCAACTACTGCTAACCAACCAATATGAAGGTACAATTAGATATGCACATCACACTATGCAAGTCTATTATATCTAACTGGAAAACAACGTAAAACAAACAATTGTTGGTACCTTTctgtcttgtttttattttttgtgccaCAACAAATTCAGTGAGCCAGGTGTACTTTTGTCTCACTTGTGTTACAGAAGTTAAGGGACATGTGACAGAGGGCCAAAATCTGCAGTAACTGCATCAACTGTGTCGGGCAACATTTTCTGAGCCTCTGAGAGGTAAGAAGAAAAGTGAGGAAGACGCTGACGCTGTGAAGACAGGAAATCCTGAGGTGAGGTGCGGTTACGGCGTCTCTCCGCTCCGCATGCAGCTGCACACTCTGCAGGACTGCAGAGCACGACTGCGCTGGATACACTCGCACCACGCCAGCGCGCCcagccacactgctgcctagcaaccctgccacactgctgcctagcaaccctgccacactgctgccttaacaaccctgccacactgctgccttaacaaccctgccacactgctgcctaacaaccctgccacactgctgcctaacaaccctgccacactgctgcctagcaaccctgccacactgctgcctaacaaccctgccacactgctgcctagcaaccctgccacactgctgcctagcaaccctgccacactgctgcctagcaaccctgccacactgctgcctaacaaccctgccacactgctgcctaacaaccctgccacactgctgccttaacaaccctgccacactgctgcctagcaaccctgccacactgctgccttaacaaccctgccacactgctgccttaacaaccctgccacactgctgccttaacaaccctgccacactgctgccttaacaaccctgccacactgctgcctaacAACCCTGCCCCACTGCTGCCTaacaaccctgccacactgctgcctaacaaccctgccacactgctgcctaacaaccctgccacactgctgccttaagaaccctgccacactgctgcctagcaaccctgccacactgctgcctaacaaccctgccacactgctgccttaacaaccctgccacactgctgccttaacaaccctgccacactgctgccttaacaaccctgccacactgctgccttaacaaccctgccacactgctgcctaacaaccctgccacactgctgccttaa encodes:
- the itk gene encoding tyrosine-protein kinase ITK/TSK isoform X1 yields the protein MNSRVILQDTLFKKSQQKRRTSPCNYKQRVFILSTEDLTYFECRQGKKPIMKGCIELPRIKCVENVYSEVPVPCNYKYPFQVAHDNYYLYIFAPDRECRQRWVQALKEETKNNTLFHKYHPNFWVDGRWKCCQQNEKTALGCSEYDPNKNASKKPLPPTPEPQRRFSDPGEMVVVALHDFVPQGDRDLALRKDQDYIVTDTSDSNWWTVQDGNGCTGFVPCSYLAEKSPNNLERFEWYNRDMTRAQAEQCLFKEDKEGAFTVRNSRQAGVYTVSVFTKALGSNGENTPRVKHYQIRESEGSKFYLAEKYLFNTIPELIHYHQHNAAGLITRLRHPVSLNRNRAPKTAGFASDKWEVDPVDLTLDAELGSGQFGVVLLGHWREQKVAVKMVRQGAMSEEDFREEARVMMKLSHAKLVQLYGVCSQHSPMCLLFEFMEHGCLSDYLRSHKGALSRETLLGICLDVCEGMAYLESANFIHRDLAARNCLVSENHVVKVSDFGMTRFVLDDQYTSSLGSKFPVKWSAPEVIQYSKFSSKSDVWSFGVLMWEVYNEGRMPYENRSNVEVVEDLSAGLRLLKPRLAPEAVYQLMDWSWKEKTEDRPSFSLLFHQLLALAEL
- the itk gene encoding tyrosine-protein kinase ITK/TSK isoform X2; its protein translation is MKGCIELPRIKCVENVYSEVPVPCNYKYPFQVAHDNYYLYIFAPDRECRQRWVQALKEETKNNTLFHKYHPNFWVDGRWKCCQQNEKTALGCSEYDPNKNASKKPLPPTPEPQRRFSDPGEMVVVALHDFVPQGDRDLALRKDQDYIVTDTSDSNWWTVQDGNGCTGFVPCSYLAEKSPNNLERFEWYNRDMTRAQAEQCLFKEDKEGAFTVRNSRQAGVYTVSVFTKALGSNGENTPRVKHYQIRESEGSKFYLAEKYLFNTIPELIHYHQHNAAGLITRLRHPVSLNRNRAPKTAGFASDKWEVDPVDLTLDAELGSGQFGVVLLGHWREQKVAVKMVRQGAMSEEDFREEARVMMKLSHAKLVQLYGVCSQHSPMCLLFEFMEHGCLSDYLRSHKGALSRETLLGICLDVCEGMAYLESANFIHRDLAARNCLVSENHVVKVSDFGMTRFVLDDQYTSSLGSKFPVKWSAPEVIQYSKFSSKSDVWSFGVLMWEVYNEGRMPYENRSNVEVVEDLSAGLRLLKPRLAPEAVYQLMDWSWKEKTEDRPSFSLLFHQLLALAEL